Proteins encoded by one window of Mycolicibacterium sp. ND9-15:
- a CDS encoding DUF952 domain-containing protein has translation MNAAPNVLVHLCSKDEWQAARTHGEHRPGSLTANGFVHLSAPEQVHVPANRLYAGRTDLVLLRVDAARLSSPVRWEPGVPTDPVGMVFPHLYGPLPVAAVIRVTSYLPDADGRFAPLAPYAGFST, from the coding sequence ATGAACGCCGCGCCCAACGTGCTGGTTCACCTGTGTAGCAAAGACGAATGGCAGGCCGCTCGAACACACGGCGAGCATCGCCCCGGTTCGTTGACCGCGAACGGGTTCGTGCATCTGTCGGCGCCCGAACAAGTGCACGTGCCGGCCAACCGGCTGTATGCCGGTCGCACCGACCTGGTGCTGCTCCGCGTCGACGCCGCACGGCTGTCCTCTCCCGTTCGCTGGGAACCCGGGGTGCCCACTGATCCAGTGGGAATGGTGTTCCCGCATCTGTACGGGCCTTTGCCGGTAGCGGCTGTGATACGCGTCACTTCATACTTGCCGGACGCCGACGGCCGGTTCGCTCCGCTGGCACCCTACGCTGGGTTTTCGACGTAG
- a CDS encoding DUF7455 domain-containing protein, translating to MTNATLTSPPLTRADRCDRCGAAARVRAKLPSGAELLFCQHHANEHEAKLIELAAVLEVSPVEA from the coding sequence ATGACGAACGCAACGCTCACCAGCCCGCCACTGACCCGGGCCGACCGCTGCGACCGTTGCGGCGCCGCGGCGCGAGTGCGCGCGAAGCTCCCATCGGGCGCGGAGTTGCTCTTCTGCCAGCACCACGCAAACGAGCATGAGGCCAAGCTGATCGAGCTGGCCGCCGTCCTGGAAGTCAGCCCGGTGGAGGCATAA
- a CDS encoding YihY/virulence factor BrkB family protein — protein MTDQPQRLPSRPSRHHIGHMVRRTLSKSWDDSIFSESAQAAFWSALSLPPLLLGMLGSLAYIAPLFGPETLPTIQDQIIDTAGRFFSTNVITEIIEPTIRDIVKGARGEVVSVGFVISLWAGSSAISAFVDSITEAHDQTPLRHPVRQRFYALGLYVVMLIVAIITAPFIALGPRKIAQYLPDSWDRILQFGYYPVLIFGLVVAVNILYRVSLPKPLPSHRLLLGSVLATVVFLAATFGLRFYLTWITATGYTYGALATPIAFLLFAFFLGFAIMIGAELNAAIEEEWPAPATHAKRFGWWLKEKAEKRSGVATEEVPAVAPSRLGPRESRGPEAAADGATS, from the coding sequence ATGACAGACCAGCCCCAGCGGTTGCCGTCGAGGCCGTCGCGCCACCACATCGGACACATGGTGCGACGCACCCTGTCGAAGAGTTGGGACGATTCGATCTTCTCGGAGTCGGCACAGGCGGCCTTTTGGTCCGCGCTGTCGCTGCCGCCGCTGCTGCTCGGAATGCTCGGCAGCTTGGCTTACATCGCCCCGCTGTTCGGTCCGGAGACGCTGCCGACCATTCAGGACCAGATCATCGACACAGCCGGGCGGTTCTTCTCCACCAATGTCATCACCGAGATCATCGAGCCGACGATCCGCGACATCGTCAAGGGTGCCCGCGGTGAGGTGGTCTCGGTGGGGTTCGTGATCTCGCTGTGGGCCGGGTCCTCGGCGATCTCTGCTTTCGTCGACTCCATCACCGAGGCCCATGACCAGACCCCGCTGCGCCATCCGGTCCGCCAGCGGTTCTACGCGCTGGGGCTTTACGTGGTCATGCTGATCGTCGCGATCATCACGGCGCCTTTCATCGCGCTGGGCCCGCGCAAGATCGCCCAGTACTTACCCGACAGCTGGGACCGAATCCTGCAGTTCGGCTACTACCCGGTGCTGATCTTCGGGTTGGTCGTGGCGGTCAACATCCTCTATCGGGTGTCGCTACCGAAGCCGTTGCCGTCGCACCGGCTGCTGCTGGGCTCTGTGCTGGCCACCGTGGTGTTCCTGGCGGCCACGTTCGGACTGCGCTTCTACCTGACGTGGATCACCGCGACCGGCTACACCTATGGCGCGTTGGCGACGCCGATCGCCTTCCTGTTGTTCGCCTTCTTCCTCGGGTTCGCGATCATGATCGGCGCCGAACTGAACGCCGCCATCGAAGAGGAATGGCCGGCGCCCGCCACCCACGCGAAGCGGTTCGGGTGGTGGTTGAAAGAGAAGGCCGAAAAGCGCAGCGGCGTCGCGACCGAGGAGGTTCCCGCAGTTGCGCCCAGCCGTCTGGGCCCACGCG